A window from Drosophila subobscura isolate 14011-0131.10 chromosome O, UCBerk_Dsub_1.0, whole genome shotgun sequence encodes these proteins:
- the LOC117898284 gene encoding odorant receptor 67a, translating into MSVKFLKEKILSRRVKTVEQPKRKAYIVFEDFMQLPVYFYHTIGLSPYEMRGSKKPGIGFHILFLIHMVNANFVLAMEITFVVVSFRHNENFIESCMVMSYIGFVIVGELKIVTVLLQRQKLTNLVRQMESVFPAARQKEQEEYDVKRYLQRCLRYTKGFGGLYVILILTYNVFAIFTYLLQKWILHSPHAKQSLPYTPIAPWEWRDNWTYYPTYFSQTLAGMTVTWGHIAADLMIFAVAIQVIMHFDHLTKSLTEFTVRAQSEVNGADKDLKELQALIGYHNKILGLTGVMNEVFGFALLLNFMAQSALVCFVGFQMSLGISPELQAKLFLFLLSANSEIYLICKFSQMLIDASGSISFAVYDMNWSQADSRFRKMLIVLAMRAQKPVCLTATVFLDISIETMSIFLRMSYKFFCAIRTMYQ; encoded by the exons ATGTCCGTGAAGTTTCTCAAAGAAAAGATACTCAGTCGAAGGGTTAAGACCGTGGAGCAGCCAAAGCGCAAGGCTTACATCGTCTTCGAGGACTTTATGCAGCTGCCGGTTTACTTCTATCACACGATTGGCCTCAGCCCCTATGAGATGCGGGGCAGCAAGAAGCCTGGCATCGGATTCCACATACTCTTTCTCATCCACATGGTCAATGCGAACTTTGTGCTGGCCATGGAGATCACTTTTGTGGTTGTTTCGTTCAGGCACAACGAGAACTTCATCGAGTCCTGCATGGTGATGAGTTACATTGGGTTCGTGATTGTGGGTGAGCTGAAGATCGTgacggtgctgctgcagcgccagaAGCTGACCAATTTGGTGCGCCAAATGGAGTCTGTCTTTCCAGCTGCCaggcagaaggagcaggaggagtacgATGTCAAGAGATACCTGCAACGCTGCCTGCGCTACACCAAGGGCTTCGGTGGACTCTATGTGATACTCATTCTCACCTACAATGTGTTTGCCATCTTCACGTACCTGCTGCAAAAGTGGATTCTGCACTCGCCGCATGCCAAGCAATCGCTGCCCTATACGCCGATTGCTCCCTGGGAGTGGCGCGACAATTGGACGTATTATCCCACATATTTTTCGCAGACGCTGGCGGGCATGACCGTCACTTGGGGACACATTGCCGCCGACCTCATGATCTTTGCCGTGGCCATACAGGTCATCATGCACTTTGATCATCTGACCAAGTCGCTGACTGAGTTTACGGTGCGAGCCCAATCCGAGGTGAATGGCGCGGACAAAGACTTAAAGGAGTTGCAGGCACTCATTGGTTATCATAATAAGATCTTAGG CCTCACTGGCGTCATGAACGAGGTCTTCGGCTTCGCTCTCTTGCTCAACTTTATGGCCCAATCGGCGCTCGTTTGCTTCGTGGGCTTTCAGATGTCGCTCGGCATCAGTCCGGAGTTGCAGGCGAAACTGTTCCTATTTTTGCTCTCTGCCAATTCGGAAATTTATCTCATCTGCAAGTTCAGCCAAATGCTGATCGATGCG AGTGGCAGCATAAGTTTTGCTGTCTATGACATGAACTGGTCGCAGGCCGATTCGCGATTCCGCAAGATGCTCATCGTGCTGGCAATGCGTGCCCAGAAGCCTGTCTGTCTCACGGCCACTGTCTTTTTGGACATCTCCATTGAGACCATGAGTATC TTCTTGCGCATGTCGTACAAGTTCTTCTGTGCCATACGCACGATGTATCAGTGA